In the genome of Spirochaeta cellobiosiphila DSM 17781, one region contains:
- a CDS encoding esterase/lipase family protein, whose product MNVKNVKIVLIVALILTFSISCSSIPDSASNSVDEDHITKYPIYVAHGLFERYDIPYPNFTVRITKYLKKNGYEVFYADTDSFGTIEDNAAKMKAQILAFLIDHPQYDKVNVIAYSKGGLETRYAISQLGMDSHIATLTMICTPNRGASSAEFLLTHWLFYNTAFELLVNAGGRAIGDTNPNYKEVIRSMTRKAMIQFNRDNPDSPKVKYYSFGADMTDHYFHIPLKFFWKVILDREGPNDGVVSIYSSKWGTYLGTVNDLMHTKKGITHIDVVGLGLLANREFDADLFILKIVRFLYEEGY is encoded by the coding sequence TTGAATGTCAAAAATGTAAAAATAGTTTTAATAGTTGCACTAATACTAACTTTCTCAATATCCTGTAGCTCCATTCCTGATTCTGCCTCTAATTCTGTTGATGAAGATCATATAACTAAATATCCTATCTATGTAGCCCATGGTTTATTTGAGCGTTATGATATTCCCTATCCCAATTTTACTGTACGTATAACAAAATATCTTAAAAAGAATGGATATGAAGTTTTTTATGCCGACACAGATTCTTTCGGTACTATTGAAGATAACGCGGCTAAAATGAAGGCACAAATCCTCGCTTTTCTTATAGACCATCCTCAATATGATAAAGTTAATGTCATTGCCTATTCCAAAGGTGGCTTAGAAACACGATACGCCATCTCACAATTGGGTATGGATAGCCACATTGCCACTCTGACAATGATCTGTACTCCTAATAGAGGGGCGAGTTCTGCAGAGTTTTTATTAACCCATTGGCTCTTCTATAATACCGCTTTTGAACTTCTTGTTAATGCAGGTGGGCGTGCTATTGGCGATACTAACCCTAATTATAAAGAAGTCATTCGTTCTATGACGAGAAAGGCTATGATCCAGTTTAATCGTGATAATCCTGACTCGCCAAAAGTAAAATATTATTCATTTGGGGCAGATATGACTGACCATTACTTCCATATACCTCTGAAGTTTTTTTGGAAAGTTATTTTAGACAGGGAGGGGCCTAATGATGGAGTTGTCTCTATCTATTCCTCTAAGTGGGGTACATATTTGGGAACAGTAAATGATTTAATGCATACTAAGAAGGGAATAACCCATATTGATGTTGTAGGATTAGGTTTGTTAGCGAACAGGGAATTTGACGCAGATTTATTCATCTTAAAAATTGTTAGGTTCTTATACGAAGAAGGATATTAA
- the pheT gene encoding phenylalanine--tRNA ligase subunit beta: MKISLDWIKEFTPLPDLTPEELGVKFTLSTCEVEGVEETNAHLAKVTVAQITKIEPHPEADKLNLVSFKCQDGEKRVVCGAPNVAVGLKVPFAPIGTTLPGGFTLEPKKIRGILSEGMLCAEDELGLGEGHEGLLILNDEASIGQTMSEYLELQSDILLDIDNKSITHRPDLWGHYGMAREFSAVFGNPLKKAFSSEWEAKMKSHFTSDVNPVSVSVKEGTACVGYYGLSMENVTVKDSPKWIQQRLISCGLRPISNIVDISNYVMLELGQPNHIFDRDTIRGGQIIVRKMGEDTKFTTLDDMERDIIADDTMVCDAEGPSVIGGIMGGLTSSVKPTTSRIFIEAANWVDVRIRHTSTRLGLRTDSSQRYEKSLDTNQLERTVLRVMELVLESCPEAKVVGQIVSDGVIKTPELKIELSPKRVNSVLGTDLNSQEIAKNLESLEFEVTTEGENLMVTVPSFRATKDVQVDADLIEEVGRIHGFDKLQPKAPFNEVTAIELSPAKKMARRIQDFLILRGRALEIYTYPIVGPKLLKNADWHVLNEELILANALSPELDRMRPSLVPSLLEKAALNQKNYSSFRLFELGRSYWSDPKNFSNERHQLGVVYYSKSESPFMEMLNLFDDLLNFMGVNAQISEAKPKFPNPHVPSDWMGKHPREFLDIRVMGKTAGFIGTIHPLMTRNFKIKGNLVMALLDVTDFMDQPLKDKTKYQPLPKYQGSTFDCTVLASDHTPVADVLSAAKKLRLKEMVDIKIYDVYIPEEGGRCITLRASFLDREGTLTHDFLHKAEQDLIATLDKAGFPLKQ, encoded by the coding sequence ATGAAGATTAGTTTAGATTGGATCAAAGAATTCACCCCTCTTCCTGATTTAACACCGGAAGAATTGGGTGTCAAATTTACTTTATCCACTTGTGAAGTAGAGGGTGTAGAAGAGACAAATGCCCACTTAGCAAAAGTAACCGTGGCCCAAATTACCAAGATAGAACCACATCCTGAAGCGGATAAGTTAAATTTAGTTAGCTTTAAATGTCAGGACGGAGAAAAAAGAGTTGTTTGTGGGGCTCCTAATGTCGCTGTTGGATTGAAAGTTCCTTTTGCTCCTATAGGTACCACCCTTCCTGGAGGATTCACTTTAGAGCCTAAAAAGATTAGGGGAATCTTAAGTGAAGGAATGCTTTGTGCAGAAGATGAATTAGGCTTAGGTGAGGGGCATGAAGGTCTTCTCATTCTTAATGATGAAGCTTCTATTGGTCAGACAATGTCAGAATATCTGGAATTACAGTCAGATATCCTTCTTGATATAGATAATAAATCCATTACCCATCGACCTGATCTGTGGGGACATTATGGAATGGCTAGAGAATTCTCTGCTGTCTTTGGTAATCCCTTGAAGAAAGCTTTTAGCTCGGAATGGGAAGCAAAAATGAAGTCTCATTTTACTTCTGATGTAAATCCCGTCTCTGTTTCTGTTAAAGAAGGTACAGCTTGCGTAGGATATTATGGATTGAGTATGGAAAATGTGACAGTCAAAGACAGTCCAAAATGGATACAACAGCGATTAATATCCTGTGGTTTACGTCCTATTAGCAACATTGTTGACATCAGTAATTATGTCATGCTTGAACTTGGTCAGCCTAATCATATTTTTGATAGGGATACGATCCGGGGAGGACAAATTATTGTTCGCAAAATGGGTGAGGATACAAAATTTACGACATTGGATGATATGGAACGGGATATCATTGCGGACGATACCATGGTTTGTGATGCAGAGGGTCCCTCCGTTATTGGAGGTATTATGGGTGGATTAACAAGCAGTGTTAAACCAACCACTTCCCGTATCTTTATTGAAGCAGCGAATTGGGTTGATGTACGAATCAGACATACTTCTACCCGTTTAGGTCTTCGCACTGATTCCAGTCAACGTTACGAAAAATCTCTTGATACAAATCAATTAGAACGTACCGTCTTGAGAGTGATGGAATTAGTTCTTGAAAGCTGTCCCGAAGCCAAGGTTGTCGGTCAGATTGTCTCTGATGGTGTTATAAAGACACCTGAATTGAAGATTGAACTATCCCCTAAGAGGGTTAACTCTGTATTAGGGACAGACTTAAATAGTCAGGAGATAGCAAAGAATCTAGAATCTCTTGAGTTTGAAGTTACTACAGAAGGGGAAAATCTGATGGTAACTGTTCCAAGCTTTAGGGCCACAAAGGATGTGCAAGTTGATGCAGACCTTATTGAAGAAGTAGGCCGTATCCATGGATTTGACAAGCTTCAACCTAAAGCTCCTTTTAATGAAGTAACGGCTATTGAATTATCCCCTGCCAAAAAGATGGCCAGACGGATCCAGGACTTCCTTATATTAAGAGGTCGTGCTTTAGAGATCTATACTTATCCTATCGTGGGACCCAAGCTCCTTAAAAATGCAGATTGGCATGTCCTCAATGAAGAATTGATCTTAGCGAATGCTTTAAGTCCTGAATTAGATAGGATGCGTCCTTCCTTAGTTCCTTCCTTATTAGAAAAAGCGGCTTTAAATCAAAAGAACTATTCTTCTTTCCGTTTGTTTGAATTAGGCCGATCTTATTGGAGTGATCCAAAGAACTTTAGTAATGAAAGACATCAGTTGGGTGTCGTTTATTATTCGAAAAGTGAATCGCCTTTTATGGAAATGCTTAATCTTTTTGATGATCTTCTTAACTTTATGGGAGTGAATGCCCAGATTTCTGAAGCTAAACCCAAATTCCCTAATCCCCACGTTCCGTCTGATTGGATGGGTAAGCATCCTAGGGAATTTCTAGATATTAGGGTGATGGGTAAGACAGCAGGATTTATTGGAACCATCCATCCTCTTATGACCCGTAATTTTAAGATCAAGGGTAATCTTGTGATGGCATTATTAGATGTAACAGATTTTATGGATCAACCTTTAAAAGATAAAACAAAATATCAACCATTACCAAAGTATCAAGGTTCTACTTTTGACTGTACTGTTTTGGCTTCTGATCATACTCCCGTAGCGGATGTATTGTCTGCTGCTAAGAAATTACGACTTAAAGAAATGGTAGATATAAAGATTTATGATGTCTATATACCTGAAGAAGGTGGTCGTTGTATTACCTTGAGAGCCAGCTTTTTAGATAGAGAAGGAACGTTAACTCATGATTTCTTGCATAAAGCAGAACAAGATCTTATCGCTACCTTAGATAAAGCAGGATTCCCTCTTAAGCAATAG
- the bcp gene encoding thioredoxin-dependent thiol peroxidase: MLELGQQAPDFELSNQNGTLIKLSEYKGKKVVLYFYPKDNTPGCTKEACSLRAGYEAISQTGTVILGVSPDSTTSHQKFIDKFDLPFDLLSDPDHKVMEQYDAWGEKNMYGKVVVGVKRSTFLIDEEGKIFKIFKKVKTASHNEEILPFL, from the coding sequence ATGTTAGAACTAGGACAACAAGCCCCGGATTTTGAATTATCCAATCAAAACGGGACCTTGATTAAGTTAAGTGAGTATAAAGGAAAAAAGGTCGTTCTATATTTCTACCCAAAAGATAATACTCCCGGTTGTACAAAAGAGGCCTGTTCCCTAAGAGCTGGATATGAAGCTATAAGTCAAACAGGAACGGTTATATTGGGAGTTAGTCCTGATTCAACTACTAGTCATCAGAAATTCATAGACAAATTTGATCTTCCTTTTGATCTTTTGTCTGATCCAGACCACAAAGTAATGGAGCAATACGATGCCTGGGGTGAGAAAAATATGTATGGAAAGGTTGTTGTTGGAGTAAAGCGGTCCACTTTCTTGATTGATGAAGAAGGAAAAATCTTTAAAATATTTAAGAAAGTAAAAACCGCTTCTCATAATGAAGAGATACTTCCCTTCCTTTAA
- a CDS encoding ShlB/FhaC/HecB family hemolysin secretion/activation protein gives MQRKIFIVFLLFLGSLLFSEPLKVGEVTYNIEGNSREYFLENFLKLRVAEPFETEEDLEIYLKDKKQDLINLRLYDSVEIFHRINSDHTVDIDVNLDDTWNLIPIAVPLYNSNEGFKVSYKIYYSNVLGTLMNSKIEGKYNWYPGDNITDSLFNINEPRNWYSTFTLSDIRIGSTTWSVSTGIDYSTEESANENNPDELDIKFSYYSVDAAIGTSFDLPGRFSWGPSISITRNFNYDIEKDVNDSVKGNNSLDFGFDHSLNYNKVNWMGNFKEGYSFALGNAYAISSDADDVDINLTTSARYYKPWKFLGYSTSFETFYTFGHPKYSVGDKVRGVADNRMTGNQGLFLQNNLAIKLIEPRGWELQAIPFIDMGIAWEDDKTIEKNDFKMGAGTEFVIYPGFTKSFLFRLSGGISLLDSTIDPEIDMTASLSF, from the coding sequence ATGCAAAGAAAAATTTTTATTGTCTTCCTTCTTTTTCTCGGTTCTTTATTGTTTTCAGAACCGTTGAAAGTGGGAGAAGTGACCTATAATATAGAAGGGAATAGTCGGGAATATTTCTTAGAAAATTTCCTAAAATTAAGAGTAGCAGAACCTTTTGAAACAGAAGAGGACCTAGAGATTTACCTAAAAGATAAAAAGCAAGATCTCATCAATCTCAGGTTATATGATTCAGTAGAAATTTTTCATCGAATTAATAGTGATCACACAGTGGATATCGATGTAAATCTTGATGATACTTGGAACTTAATACCTATTGCTGTACCCCTTTATAACTCCAATGAAGGATTCAAAGTATCCTATAAAATATACTACAGTAATGTATTAGGTACTTTGATGAATAGTAAAATTGAAGGAAAATACAACTGGTATCCTGGTGATAATATAACTGATAGTTTATTTAATATTAATGAACCGAGAAACTGGTATTCAACATTCACATTATCTGATATCCGTATAGGATCCACAACATGGTCAGTGTCTACAGGAATAGATTATTCCACTGAAGAATCAGCAAATGAAAATAATCCGGATGAACTGGATATCAAGTTCTCTTATTACTCAGTAGATGCAGCTATTGGAACTAGTTTTGATTTACCAGGAAGATTTTCCTGGGGGCCTTCAATTAGTATCACACGAAATTTTAATTATGATATTGAAAAAGATGTCAATGATTCAGTGAAAGGAAACAATTCCTTGGACTTTGGATTTGATCATTCTCTCAATTACAATAAAGTAAATTGGATGGGCAACTTTAAAGAAGGATACTCATTTGCTTTAGGTAATGCCTATGCCATTTCATCTGATGCAGATGATGTAGACATAAATTTAACAACATCAGCACGTTATTACAAACCTTGGAAATTCTTAGGTTACAGTACTAGCTTTGAAACATTTTATACCTTTGGTCATCCCAAATACAGTGTAGGTGATAAGGTGAGAGGTGTAGCAGACAATAGGATGACAGGAAATCAAGGTTTGTTTTTACAAAATAACTTAGCCATTAAACTCATTGAACCTCGAGGTTGGGAATTACAGGCTATTCCCTTCATAGATATGGGAATAGCCTGGGAAGATGATAAAACAATAGAAAAGAACGACTTCAAAATGGGTGCTGGTACGGAATTTGTAATTTACCCTGGTTTTACAAAAAGCTTCCTCTTCCGTTTAAGTGGAGGTATATCCCTACTGGATTCTACTATTGATCCTGAAATAGATATGACTGCTTCCCTTTCCTTTTAA
- a CDS encoding aminoacyl-histidine dipeptidase, giving the protein MSSDWINQEPKALWEAFKTITEIPHGSGNETAILKYIESEAQKLGFEYESDSAHNLVVRKPGAKGREKAPIVVFQCHVDMVCEKNRDTKHDFLKDPLDVYQEGDWLKARGTTLGADNGIAVASALCLMKDSTVKHGPLEFLFTTEEETGLVGATNLSDSILKGRILINMDSEEEGILYVGCAGGNIASGILPISWVDAPSDLVPVQIKVTGLKGGHSGADIHLPLGNANEIGVRALWYLAQDLSYDLAHLEGGDKHNAIPREFFATILVATESIPQVRSFIDEYESTIRNELGDLESSFKMDVQILDVIPQKVFLKSDATKLINLLFCLPNGVVSRSKEIPGLIETSTNFAAIKIDGSNVSVLSSQRSSVMSRRDHVADRIKTAFLSAGGTYKIENQYPAWEPDWNSRLSKIFGEAFEVLEGKKAEISVIHAGLECGIIGSKYEGMEMISFGPDLVGVHTPEEKLSVSSTVRSYKLLNYVLEKL; this is encoded by the coding sequence ATGAGCAGTGATTGGATTAACCAAGAACCAAAAGCTTTATGGGAAGCCTTTAAGACCATTACTGAGATACCCCATGGATCTGGTAATGAAACGGCTATCCTTAAATATATAGAATCAGAAGCCCAAAAGTTGGGTTTTGAATATGAATCAGATAGTGCCCATAATCTGGTAGTGCGTAAACCAGGAGCAAAAGGCAGAGAAAAGGCTCCTATAGTAGTGTTTCAATGCCATGTTGATATGGTTTGTGAAAAGAATCGAGATACAAAACATGATTTTCTTAAGGACCCCCTTGATGTGTATCAAGAAGGAGATTGGCTTAAGGCTAGAGGTACGACATTAGGGGCTGATAATGGTATTGCTGTAGCTTCAGCTCTTTGTTTGATGAAAGATTCTACTGTAAAACATGGACCTCTTGAGTTTCTTTTTACAACAGAAGAAGAAACTGGTTTGGTTGGAGCTACTAATTTATCTGATTCTATATTAAAGGGTCGAATCCTTATAAACATGGATTCTGAAGAAGAAGGAATCCTCTATGTCGGTTGCGCTGGTGGTAATATTGCAAGTGGAATCCTTCCTATTTCGTGGGTTGATGCTCCCAGTGATCTTGTTCCCGTTCAAATTAAGGTCACTGGATTAAAAGGTGGGCATTCTGGAGCTGATATTCATCTTCCCTTGGGCAACGCTAATGAGATAGGAGTACGGGCTTTATGGTATTTAGCTCAAGATTTGTCCTATGATCTAGCTCATTTAGAAGGTGGGGATAAACATAATGCTATTCCACGAGAGTTTTTTGCCACAATATTAGTGGCAACAGAATCTATCCCTCAAGTTAGGTCTTTCATTGATGAATATGAGTCTACAATAAGAAATGAACTAGGCGATCTTGAAAGTTCCTTTAAAATGGATGTGCAGATACTTGATGTTATCCCTCAAAAAGTTTTTCTCAAGTCAGATGCAACAAAACTGATCAATTTATTATTTTGCTTACCAAATGGTGTTGTCAGTAGATCTAAAGAAATTCCAGGCCTCATTGAAACTTCAACAAATTTTGCGGCTATTAAGATTGATGGGTCAAATGTCAGTGTTTTATCCAGTCAACGATCTAGTGTAATGTCGAGAAGGGACCATGTAGCTGATCGTATAAAAACCGCCTTCCTTAGTGCAGGAGGGACTTATAAGATTGAAAATCAATATCCAGCTTGGGAACCAGATTGGAATTCCAGACTTTCTAAAATATTTGGCGAGGCTTTTGAAGTTTTAGAAGGAAAAAAAGCTGAGATAAGTGTTATTCATGCAGGGCTTGAGTGTGGTATAATTGGATCAAAATATGAAGGGATGGAAATGATATCCTTTGGACCAGATTTAGTTGGAGTCCATACTCCTGAAGAAAAGTTATCCGTTTCTTCTACAGTACGCTCCTACAAATTGTTGAATTATGTTTTAGAAAAACTATAA
- the pheS gene encoding phenylalanine--tRNA ligase subunit alpha, translating into MLDKLQEVLNEFEQSLDSVNSLPDMAQFKSEYLGKKGKLKGLMSGMKDLSVEEKKSFGAKANEVKQTMEEAIGKRSQQIELSEINAKLEKNWQDISWLERVKDKGQQSAGLHPLTKITRDLEDIFLSMGFDILDGPHIETEFYNFEALNVPANHPARDLQDTFWFNDMKHLLRTQTSNIQIRGMEQKKNPPFKFVAPGKVFRSESLDASHEAAFHQFEGMMIGEDISVSHMIHFLRTLLREVFKKDINVRLRPGYFPFVEPGFELDYECLLCGGKGCSVCKQVGWVEALGCGMVHPNVLKAGGIDPHKWNGFAWGLGVDRLVMMRYHIDDVRHLHQGDLRFSEQFKAY; encoded by the coding sequence ACAATCCCTTGATTCAGTCAATAGTCTGCCAGATATGGCTCAATTTAAGTCTGAATACCTTGGTAAAAAGGGTAAGCTCAAAGGCCTTATGTCAGGGATGAAAGACCTGTCAGTTGAAGAGAAAAAGAGCTTTGGAGCTAAAGCTAATGAAGTTAAGCAGACTATGGAAGAAGCCATAGGAAAGCGAAGTCAGCAGATCGAGCTAAGTGAAATCAATGCCAAGTTGGAAAAAAACTGGCAGGATATCAGTTGGCTTGAACGTGTTAAGGATAAAGGTCAACAGTCCGCTGGTCTCCATCCTCTAACAAAAATAACAAGAGATCTGGAAGATATTTTCCTGTCTATGGGTTTTGATATCCTGGATGGGCCTCATATAGAAACGGAGTTCTATAACTTTGAAGCTTTGAATGTTCCTGCTAATCACCCTGCCAGGGACTTGCAGGATACGTTCTGGTTTAATGATATGAAGCACTTATTAAGAACACAAACTTCCAATATTCAGATTAGGGGTATGGAGCAGAAGAAAAATCCTCCCTTTAAATTTGTTGCTCCAGGGAAAGTCTTCCGTTCAGAATCTCTGGATGCCAGTCATGAAGCGGCTTTCCATCAGTTTGAAGGTATGATGATTGGTGAAGATATCTCCGTATCTCATATGATCCACTTTCTAAGAACTTTACTTAGGGAAGTCTTTAAGAAGGATATTAATGTTCGTCTTCGTCCTGGATACTTCCCTTTCGTAGAACCGGGCTTTGAATTAGATTATGAATGTCTTCTCTGTGGTGGCAAAGGTTGTTCTGTCTGTAAACAAGTTGGTTGGGTAGAAGCTTTGGGTTGTGGGATGGTTCATCCAAATGTGTTAAAAGCAGGAGGAATTGATCCCCATAAGTGGAATGGGTTTGCCTGGGGGCTCGGTGTGGACCGTCTTGTCATGATGCGATATCACATTGATGATGTACGCCACCTTCACCAAGGGGACCTTCGGTTCTCAGAACAGTTCAAAGCATATTAA